In the genome of Coraliomargarita algicola, one region contains:
- a CDS encoding MFS transporter, with the protein MSQTTASKRNPWSWVPTGYFAEGLPYVMITWVAATMFKYLGHDNTDITLWVGNITLVWSLKPLWAAFLEMFKTKKWIVVVMEFSMVGLLAALAFCLQLPSYFTVSIGILWLMAFASATHDICMDGTYITTLDKSSQAKFVGIQGMFWNVGRFFSSTVILLVAAYFGQSESSSWTIAWMVAAAVMAALAGYHMFFLPQGEVAQRPENFKQIYSTFFDAWADFFRKPQIWGMLAFVFLFRSGEGLLLGVGHLFLQAPLAEGGVGLTLVEKSIIDGGLSIIMALSGGLLGGLFISRYGLKKTLFTMAICLNVPNLTYVYLAYVASPDVQISLMTVTMMVVIEKFFYSFGFVANMLYMMQQISPGKYHMTHYAFCTALMNLVLWPTIAVSGYLSDKYGYLTFFVIVMFATIPSFFAAWFAPFPRSEKEGS; encoded by the coding sequence ATGAGTCAAACTACTGCTTCCAAACGTAATCCTTGGTCGTGGGTGCCAACCGGATATTTTGCCGAGGGGCTGCCTTACGTAATGATTACTTGGGTGGCAGCTACGATGTTTAAATATCTCGGCCACGATAATACGGACATCACCTTGTGGGTGGGAAATATCACGTTGGTGTGGTCCTTAAAGCCGCTGTGGGCCGCTTTCCTGGAGATGTTTAAGACCAAAAAGTGGATCGTGGTGGTGATGGAGTTCAGCATGGTGGGATTGTTGGCCGCCTTGGCTTTCTGTCTGCAATTGCCGAGCTACTTTACCGTTTCGATCGGTATCCTGTGGCTGATGGCCTTCGCCTCGGCCACGCATGACATCTGCATGGATGGCACGTATATCACGACTTTGGATAAGAGTTCGCAGGCTAAGTTTGTCGGTATTCAGGGGATGTTTTGGAATGTGGGGCGCTTTTTTTCTTCGACGGTGATCCTATTGGTGGCTGCCTATTTCGGGCAATCGGAGTCATCTTCGTGGACGATTGCGTGGATGGTTGCCGCGGCGGTGATGGCCGCGCTGGCGGGCTATCACATGTTCTTTTTGCCGCAAGGCGAGGTGGCGCAGCGGCCGGAGAATTTCAAACAGATCTACTCGACATTTTTTGATGCCTGGGCTGATTTCTTTAGGAAGCCGCAGATCTGGGGGATGTTGGCCTTTGTCTTTTTGTTTCGCAGCGGCGAGGGCTTGCTGCTGGGGGTGGGACATCTATTTCTACAAGCGCCGCTGGCGGAGGGCGGCGTCGGACTGACCTTGGTGGAGAAGAGTATTATCGACGGGGGCTTGAGTATTATCATGGCGCTGAGTGGTGGTCTGCTGGGTGGCCTCTTTATTTCTCGCTATGGCTTGAAGAAGACGCTCTTCACGATGGCGATCTGTTTAAATGTGCCCAATTTGACCTATGTGTATTTGGCCTACGTGGCCTCGCCGGATGTGCAGATTTCACTGATGACGGTGACTATGATGGTGGTGATTGAGAAGTTTTTCTATAGCTTCGGCTTTGTGGCCAATATGCTCTACATGATGCAGCAGATCAGTCCTGGGAAATACCACATGACGCATTATGCTTTCTGCACGGCGTTGATGAATCTGGTGCTTTGGCCCACGATTGCGGTGAGTGGGTATTTATCCGATAAATACGGCTATTTGACGTTCTTCGTCATCGTCATGTTTGCCACGATTCCATCCTTCTTTGCGGCTTGGTTTGCGCCATTTCCACGTAGCGAAAAAGAAGGAAGCTGA